A window of Bradyrhizobium sp. AZCC 1719 genomic DNA:
AGGATGCGGATTACTGGGATTTCGTCTACTTCTCGTTCGTGATCGGCATGACCGCGCAGGTTTCCGACGTCGGCATCACCGACAAGGTCATCCGCCGCACCGCGACCGTGCACGGCATCATTTCGTTCGTGTTCAACACCGCGCTGCTGGCCTTGATGGTGAATATCGCGGCGAGCGTGATCTGATCGCTGGCGTCACGGCTTTGAAGCGGGACCCGGCCCCTCTGCGATCAGGACAGCGAAGAGCCGGGGCCCGGCGTGTCTGCGGTTATGGGCACACGCCCGACATGATGGCGCCGAACGAGTGGCAGCCCACCGCACGTTCGTGGCCGGTAAGCGGACGGCCTTGCTGGGACATCCCTGGAGCATTCGGATTCTGGGAACGTGTAACAATCGCCTGCCTTGGCTCCCGACCTTGCCGTGCTTCAGGAACTCGTCTTGCCTCCGGTCTGTCGCGCTTGGCGACCGGCTTCCTGGCGCTGCGCTTCTCGCATTCATTGTCGTCGTTGAGGAACGAGCCCTCCGCGCAGGTGATCTTGGTGCAGCGCTCGCCCTCGGCCTTGAAGCCGTGCTCGCAGACCAGCGGGCACACGCGCGCCGATTTCAGCTTGATCGTATCGAGCGTATCGACGCTGGCGACCTTGGTGTCGAGCTTGGTTCCGGCGTAGCGGTTGAACAGGGTCAGCGACCGCTGCGAGGCGCTATTCCAGTTGCCGTCGGCATTGCCCGCGAGGCACCCGACGCGGCGCAGTTCGGCCTGCACCGACTTTGTGACGTCAACCTGCGGCGGGCCGGCCGAGAGGGCAGCAACGTTCACGGCTTTGTCCTTCTCCGCGGGTGCTGGAGCCGACGCCTTGTCGGCGGCGGCGCTTTCGGCGGCGACGCGCTTCTGCTCGGCCGCGGCCGCCTGCTCCTGCGCCACCTGCTTGGCCTTTTCAGCCGCGATGCGCGCCTGCTCGGCAGCCTTGGCTTCCGCCTCGGCCTTTGCCTGCTGCGACTTCTGGGCGCCCTCGGCGGCGAGCCGCGCCCGCTCCTGCTCTGCGAGCCGCGCTTTCTCGGTCGCCGCGACGCGCGCCTCCTCGGCCGCAATCTTGTCGAGCTGAAGTTTTGCGAGGCTCGAATAGAAGCCATCGGGATATTGCGCAAGGAAGGCGTTGAGCGCGCTCTTGTTGCCGATCTGTAGCGCGAGTTCGTAATCGCGGCGGGCTTCGGCCTGCGCGCTCAGGGCTGGCGCAGCGGCCGCCGGCGCCGCGCGCGGTGCCGGCACCAGCGGCACGTCTTCACCGCCGAGCGAACCATACACAAAGGGTTCCTGCCGATTGTTGGTCGTTTTGAGCACCTCATCGCGGACAAAGCCGAACGCGCGGCGCACGTCGAGCCCGGGCTTGGTCAAATGATTCGACAGCGCCGACGTGAACGGGCTGTTCTTGCCGTCACCGTCGGCCGCGGTCGAACCGGCCTTGGCCGAATAGGCGATCAGGACGTTGGGGCTGGTCGGCTCGACCTTGGCCAGGCCTTGCCCGATCGCGCGCGACGCGACCGTACGCTTCATGGTGCGGGCAAACGGATTGTCGCGGCAGGCGTCGAGAATCACGAGCCGCAGCTTCTTGGCCGGTTCGATTGCGATCAGGATGCGATCGAGCGAGAGGCCCTCGTCATAAATGTCGGTATCGCGTTCCAGCCGCGCATCGACGGGAATCAGGTAATTCGCGCCGTCAACTTCGATCCCGTGGCCGGCGTAGTAGACCACGGCAATATCGGCATCGCGCGCGCGATCGGCGAAGTCGCGCAGCGCGCGACGGGTCTCGGCCGCCGGCAAGTCGCGGCGGGAATCGACGACGTCAAAGCCGGCGTCCTTCAGCGTCGCCGCGATTTTGGAACTGTCGTTAACCGGGTTGGTAAGCGGTGCGACATTCTGGTAGGCGGAATTGCCGACGATCAGCGCGACGCGCTTTTCGGCAAAGGCCGGCTCGCTCGCCAGCAGGAAGGCGGCGGCTGCAAGTGCCCATCGGCACAATTTTAGCGATCCAGACATCATCATGACTCCTCCGGAGTCTCGTACTTTTTTACCACACCGGTCTACCTATCAGAAGCCAGACCACCGCTTTGTGAGTTAAGTCACGAACCACGCAGACGTGAATCGGCCTCCTCGCTATATCCTTAGTCGGGCGAACAGGCCCGCAGGTTCGGCTACCGCCTCTGCCGTTTCCACAGGGGTTCCCGGCGCAGCCCCGCGGGGACGGGCGCATTCTTCGGCAACGATGCGAGCGTTCGCGTTTTCTCAATAGCGCAATCCGCCGGTCCATGGCTAAATTCACCTCGAATGATTTCTGTCTTGTCCGGGAGGAAAGCCGTGAGCCCAGACCGATCGACCGTCGAAGCCGTGGTGCAGACCTATTTCGATGGCCTCTATGAAGGCGATGCCGACAAGCTCGGCGCGATCTTCGACGCAAGCGCCGATTTGCGCTGGCTGGAGAAGGGCGAGTTGCAGGTGCTGACCGTACCGGACTGGCTCGACCGGGTACGCAAGCGGCCCTCCGCCAAGGCTGAAGGCAAGCCGCGCGAGGATTTCATCGTGACGATTGATCGCTCGGATAATCAGACCGCCTTCATCAAGGTGCGATGCCAGTTGCCGCCGCGCTATTTCACCGACTATCTGGTGGCGATGAAATTGCGCGACGGCTGGAAAATCGTCTCGAAATCCTATCGCTACGATCTCCGCGAGTAATACTTACTCAGGCCTGCCCTACTCCGCTGCCGCGTTCCGCCCGGCCCAACATAGCCCGCAGCATCGCCGAACCGCTCGATCATGACAGCGGTGAGGTCCTTGGCTTTGTTGGTGACGCAGGCGCCGGAGCGCACGGCGTAGCGGTCCTGATGCTTCAGGTGCGGCGGCGCCTCGCCCTTCTGCAGCGCCCGGGCGGCATCCATCACGAGCTTGCGGAAATGCATGATGCCGAGGTCGGTCGGGCCGAGATGTTCGCGGGTGCGGTCGGCGATCGGGCCCTGGCTGTCCTGCACGGCGGCGTCCTGCTCGGACACGCCCTTGATGCCGGTGTAGCTATGGGTCTTCTGCAGCTTGCGATCGATCAGGTAGTCGTTCGACTTGTTGCGCAGCGGCACGTAATTCTCATCGACTTCCGAAATGACGCCGTTGCCGCGATCGTAGGCCTCACGCTCGGCATCCGTAATCGGCCGTTCCGGATTCCAGGCGTAGGTATAGATCCAGCAATTGGTATCGGTCACCGGCACAAAGCTCTGACCAAAAATGTTCTCGCCCGGCATCGCGCTCGGCGCATAGGCATGCACCGGCATCAGGAACTGCGCGATGCGCCAGTAGATATTGTCGCTGCCGGTGAGACGCCCGCCGGCGATCGTCAGCCCGGCCTCATGCGGGTTGATCTTGATGACGGGGCGCGGATCTTCCGCGATCCAGCGCATATGGTCGGTCGCCACGCGTGTCAGCGGATTCACGAAGTGCTTCTTGATATCGAGGATCTCGTTCTCTTCCTTTTCGAAGGAGAGATGCGCGAAGGTGAAATGTGCGGTGTCGATCGAGCCTTCCAGTGCCTGCACCCAGTTGCAGTCCTGCCATTTCTTCGAAACGTAGCGATGCGAGGGCGGCACCAGCGCCATTTCCAGATCGGGCAACTCGGGCACCTGATCGGCGGGACCCATATAGGCCCAGATCATCTCGCCCCACTCGCGCACCGGATAGGACTTGATGCGGATCAGGTCCTTGGCGTTGAGGTCGGGATAGGAGGTCGGCATGTCGACGCAGCGGCCCTCGGTGTCGAACTTCCAGCCGTGATAGACGCAGCGGATGCCGCACTCCTCGTTGCGGCCAAGCCAGAGATTGGCGCCGCGATGCGGGCAATATTGATCGATGACACCGACGACGCCGCTTGTATCGCGGAAGGCGAGCAGCTCCTCGCCCATGACGACAATCTTCTTCGGCGGACCGTCGGCCTCGGGTAACTCTTCTGACAGCAGCACCGGAATCCAGAAGCGGCGCAGCAGCTCGCCCATGCCGGTGCCTGCACCGCTCTCGGTGAGGAATTTGTTGTCTTCGGCGCGGAGCATGAGGGCCTCCCGATCTTGTTTTTGCTTTTACGGAAGACTGACGCGGGTGACCGATAACGTCAACGCTCATTCCGCTCTCGTGTCCCGGCTCTGCAGTGCACGCTTTGCGATGCACTGCGTCCGGGGCACGATATGCCGCTTTATATCGGCCTCTCGCCCTTCACCGTCACCCGCGTGCCTGACCGCGTATGCGGCCAGTAGTCCCACATCGCGCGGTGCTGGGCGCAGCGGTTGTCCCAGAACGCGATGGCGTTTTCCGTCCAGCGGAAGCGGCACTGGAACAACGGATTTTCCGCGTGCTGGTAGAGATAGGCCAGCACGGCATCGCTCTCGTCGCGCGGGATGCCGATAATGTAACGGGTAAAGCCGCGATTGACGTAGAGCGCCTTCTTGCCAGTGACGGGATGCGTGCGCACCACGGGGTGTTCGGCACGCGGATATTCCACCCTGTCGGCGACGCCATAGTTGGCGTAAAGCCCGCGATAGGTCTGCTCGCCGTCGTGCAGCGCTGTCAGCCCGGCGAGATAGGTCTTCATCCGGTCCGACAGCGCCTCATAGGCGGCGTACATGTTGGCAAACAGCGTATCGCCGCCGCGTGGCGGGCATTGCTTGATGTAGAGGATCGATCCCATCGGCGGCTCGACGTCGCAGGACACGTCGGTGTGCCAGCCCTCGCCATTGGCGCGCGGCGAATCCTTGTCGGCATAGATCTTCATCAGCGCCGGGTCGCCCTCGTTGGGCGCCGCCGGATGCACATGCAGTTCACCGAACTTGCGCCCGAAAGCGAGATGTTGCTGCGGGGTGATATGCTGGTCGCGAAAGAAGATGACGAGGTTTTCGGCGAGCGCGCGATGGATTTCGTCCATCTGCCGGTTGGAGCGCCCGTCGTCCGAGACGAGCTTGCCGATATCGACGCCGGAGATTTCCGCGCCGATGATTGGCGTGAGTTTCTCGACTGCAATGGTCTCGTAAGGTTCGGCTTCGTCGGCGAGGTGGCGATAGCGCGGTCCCTGCTTGCCGGACAGCGATGACATGGGCGTTCTCCCAATCGTTCTTGATTGGGACGCATCGTAGCGAAGGCAATACGAAGCGCAATCCGGATCAACAATGTAGTGCGGTTAGAGACCTGTCCGCCGTAGCTCAAGAGCGAGGCGGAAGCGTAACCCGCCGCTCGTGCGCGCAAAAAATAAGGCGGATTGCGCTTGCGCTAATCCGCCTCACGATTCTGCTATGATTGTTTGTTCGTCATTCCGGGATGGTCCGAAGGACCAGACCCGGAATCTCGAGATTCCGGGTTCGATGCTGACGCATCGCCCCGGAATGACGCTTCGCGTCACTCCGCCGCGGTCACGGCGCTCGCGGGCGTCTTGCTGCCGCTGCCATAGCGCTGATCGATGTAATCGATGACCAGCGCCTTGAAGTCGGCGGCAATCGTCGGACCGCGCAGGGTGCGGAACTTCTTGCCGTCGACGAACACGGGCGCCGCCGGCGCTTCGCCGGTGCCGGGCAGGGAGATGCCGATATTGGCGTGCTTGGATTCGCCCGGGCCGTTGACGATGCAGCCCATCACCGCGACGTTGAGCTGCTCGACGCCGGGATATTGCGTTTTCCAGCCCGGCATTTCCTCGCGGATGAAATCCTGGATCGAGCGCGCCAGCTCCTGGAATGTGGTCGAGGTGGTGCGGCCGCAGCCCGGACATGCCGCGACCAGCGGCACAAAGGTGCGGAAGCCCATGGTCTGCAGCAATTCCTGCGCAACCTGAACTTCCAGCGTGCGGTCGCCGCCGGGTTCGGGCGTGAGCGAAATGCGGATGGTATCGCCGATGCCGTCCTGCAGCAGAATGCCGAGCGCGGCGGATGAAGCCACGATGCCCTTCGATCCCATGCCGGCTTCGGTCAGGCCGAGGTGGATGGCGTAATCCGAGCGGCGCGCCAGCTCCTGATAGACCGCGATCAGATCCTGCACGGCGGAAACTTTTGCCGACAAAATCATGCGGTTCTTGGGCATGCCGAGCTCTTGGGCGCGGGCGGCCGACAGCAGCGCCGACTGCACCATGGCCTCGCGCGTCACCGCGCGCGCATCACGCGGGTTAGGCGAGGCCGTGTTCTCGTCCATCAGCTTGGTCAGCAGCTCCTGGTCGAGCGAACCCCAATTGGCGCCGATACGCACCGGCTTGTTGTTTTTGTTGGCGATCTCGATGATGTCGGCGAATTGCGTGTCGCGCTTGTTCTTGAAGCCGACATTACCGGGATTGATGCGATACTTGTCGAGCGCTTCGGCACAGGCCGGATATTCGGCAAGCAGCTTGTGGCCGATATAATGGAAGTCACCGATCAGGGGCGTGGTGATGCCGCGCTTGCGCAGGCCGTCGCGGATGTGCGGAACGGCGGCAGCAGCTTCCTCGCGATCGACCGTAATACGCACCATTTCCGATCCGGCGCGCGTCAGCGCCGCGACCTGCGCGATGGTGCCTTCGACATCGGCGGTGTCGGTATTGGTCATCGACTGCACGACGATCGGCGCACCCCCGCCGACGGCAACATTGCCGACCATGACCTGGGTGGTTTTGTGCCGGGCCTTCGGGCCGGCGACGTCGTCTTGCGGGATTATTTCGGGCTTGTTCATGGGGCCTCGAATATCAGGTTTTGGTGACATGTACCAAGGGGGCGGCGAAGGCAGTGTGCGCCTTGTCACATAGCGGATTTTTATCTTGTGTGTTCAATAGCTTAGGCCAACCATGGCGGCCGAAAGCAGGGCAAAAGACCTCGTCTTTCGTTAACCGCTATATTGGACAGGAATCGCCGAATTGAAAGGGCGAGCATGCGTCTGGCGGCCTTTTCATGGCCCGATGCGAGTCCTAGCATCGCCGAAATATAAATCATGGGAGGCGGGTATGCCGGCGCGAAACGAGCTGATCACGACGGCGGAACTCACCGACCTTCTCCGTCAGCCCGATCTGCGCCTGTTCGATTGCACCACCTACCTCGAACCCGCCCCTGAAGGCTCCAGCCTCCCGTATCTCACCGTGCCGGGCCGGCACAGCTTCGAGGCCGGACATATTCCGGGCGCCGACTTTCTCGATCTGCAGGGCGAATTCTCCGATCCCGATACCGAACTTCGCTTCACGATGCCGGATGTGGCGCGGCTCGAGCGGGCGTTCGGCCGCCACGGCGTTTCAAACCAAAGCCGGGTCGTGCTGTACAGCATCGGCACGCCGATGTGGGCAACGCGGTTCTGGTGGATGCTCAGATCGCTCGGCTTCGAGAACGTCGCGGTGCTCGATGGCGGTCTCGACAAATGGAAGTTCGAGGGACGCCCGCTCGAAACCGGGCCGGCGAAGGGATACGAGCCGGCAACATTCACGGCCAATCCGAGGCCAGGTTTCTTCGTCGACAAGCACGAAACGCTTGCCGCTACGTCCGAGCGAGGCACCGTCATCGTCAACGCGCTCGGTCCGCAGTTTCACAAGGGCCTCGAGCCAAGCCGCTACGGCCGCCCCGGCCGTGTGCCCGGCAGTTGCAACGTGTCGGCCGCGACGCTGCTCGACCCCAAGACCAAGGCCTTCGTGCCGCTTGCGGAGGCCGAAGCCAAGTTCAACGCGCAGGGCATCACCAAAGGCAAGCGCGTCGTCGCCTATTGCGGCGGCGGCATTTCGGCGACGGTCGACCTGTTCCTGCTGCACCAGCTCGGTTACGACAACCTCACCCTTTACGATGGCTCGATGGGCGAATGGGCCAAGGATGCGTCGCTGCCGATCGAGACGGGGTAGATCGCGAACTCGCGCTCTCCACGTCATTGCGAGGAGCGACAGCGACGAATCAATCCATCTTCAGCGCGTGTGCAAAGGTGGATTGCTTCGCGTCGCTCGCAATGACGGAAGGCTACGCCGGCACGTTCGGATCCGGCACCACCTTCGGGTCGGGCTTGTTGACGAGATAGAGCCCGGCGATGACAAGCAGCGCTGCAATACCAAAGGCAATGGTCAGCGTGTCGTGCAGGATGAAATAGGCGGCGACGACGCCGAACAATGGCGTGACGAAGGTGAACGACGACAGTTTGCTGGCTGAATAGGTCTTCACCAGCGCAAACCACAGCACGAAGGTGCAGCCCACCACCCAGATCGCCTGATAAGCCAACAGCGAGATCGACAGCGCACCTGGCATGTGCGTGATCTTCTCGCCGAACAGCAGGGATGCGCAGCCCAGGATCGGGATCGATACGGCCACCTGATAGCCGAGCGCCTTTTCCGGAGCTGCGTTACGAAGTTTCGTGCCCTTGGCGATCAGCGTGGTCGCGCCCCACAGCGCGCCGCCGCCGACTACAAGCAGGTCGCCCAGCAACACTTTTGCGTCGACATTTGCCTGGGGCACGCCGATCGCCAGCGCGACACCGGCAAAGCTGAGGCCCAGTCCGCCCCATTGCATCATGCTCAGGCGCTCTCCGAGAAACTGGTAGGAGCCGAGCGCCACGAAGAACGGTGCGGTGTACAGGAACACGGCGGCGCGCGACGCCGATGTGAACACCAATCCGCTGAAGATCAGCACGAATTCGATACCGAACAACGTGCCCGCCAGCAGGCCGGGACCGAGCGAGCCGTCGCGCTCGAGGAATTTCACGCCGCGCAGCCAACCGGCCAGCAGCATCACCGGCAACGCGCCGGCCGAGCGGATCAGGGCCTGCAGCATCGGCGGCACATCGGGCAGCGTTAGCTTCACCGCAATCTGGTTGAAGCCCCAGCTCAGGCACAACATCAGCATCAAGGCGATGGCGCCCGGGGTGAGCGCACGCCCGGCGGAAGGTTCTACTGGCTTGGACGACATCAATCCTCGTGGCCGGCTTGGCGCCGTATTCTCGTTATTTCTGGCAATGCGCGCAGATGCCGGCGATCTCGACGACAGAGAGCTTTGGCGCGAATCCGGATGCGCGCGCCGCCGCATTGAGGCTTTGCGCCACGGGGGCTGCGGGAATTTCGCCGACCGAGCCGCAGAGATCGCAGATCAAAAACGCCACCATCGAGGTCTCGTCATGATCATGCGCGCAGGCAAGGAACGCATTGCGGCTCTCGATGCGGTGGACGAGGCCGTTTTCCATCAGGAAATCGAGCGCGCGGTAGACCGTGATCGGCGCCGGCCGCGGCATCGATTTGGCGAGCTCGTCGATCACCTCATAGGCGCCGAGCGGGCGGTGGCTCGACAGTAGCGCCTGCAGCACCTGACGCCGGATCGGGGTAAATTTCTGCGCCCGCCGCGCGCAAACCTGTTCGGCATGCGCGATCGCTTCCGCAGTGCAGCGGCCGTGATCGTGGTCGGGTGCAGGAAATGTCGGCTTTGTCAGGCTCATCAGACCTTGTACCAGTTTGACGGCCAATCCTAAAGCCCGCGCATGCATTGGCTCCCAGCCATGTGCTGGAAGCGGATCAGGCCATTATTAACTCGCCGTGCAGAATTCATAAGCAAGCTTATTGTATTGCAGGCTTATGGAGGCTTGGGCATGCGCGGTTCCGTGGACATGAACTTCCTGTTTACGCTTGGCGAGGTGCAACGGATGGTGCGCGCCTATGCCGACCGGCAGGCCGCGCGCTACGGCATCACCCGTGCGCAATGGGCGGTGCTGGCCAAGGTCGAGCGCACCGAGGGCCTCAAGCAGTCGGAACTTGCCGAACAGATGGAGATGCAGCCGATCACGCTGACGCGGCTGATCGACAAGCTCTGCGACAATGGCTGGATCGAACGCCGCGGCGACGAGAATGACCGCCGCGTCAACCGCCTCTATCTGCGCAAAGCCGCGCGGCCGCTGCTCGGCAAGCTCGCCGGGCTTCGCTCCGAACTGACGGCGACCGCGCTCGACGGCATCAATCCCACTGATGCCCACCGCCTGCTCGACCAACTCGATCTGATCAAGGAAAACGTTCGCAACGCGATCCAGAATCCGGCCGGCGAACCTCCCGGAAAGGAGCAGCGCTATGGCTGATCCGGTCCTCAAATTCCCGCCCGAGCAGAAGGGCGCCCCCACACCGTCACGGCCGAAACTCGCGGCCGAGCCGCGCCGCCGGCTGATGGCCGGCATGCGGCGCTACCGGCGCTTCCTGCTGTTGGTGGTGTTGCCATTGGTTGCGCTGGTCGCCGGCGTGACGTTCTATCTCAACGGCGGCCGCTACGTGACCACCGACGACGCCTATGTCGGCGCGCAGAAGGTTCTGATCACGCCCGACATCTCCGGCAAGATCGAGAAGGTCGTGGTGAAGGAAGGCCAGCAGGTCAATCCAGGCGACGTGCTGTTCGAAATCGATCCGGTGCCGTTCCGCCTCGCCGTGGCGCAGGCCAAGGCCAACCTCGCGCAAACCAAGGTCACCTATGACAATCTGATCGCCGACCTGAAAATCTATGGCCAGATGAGCGAACTCTCGCAGCAAGGCATGGAGCTGAAGCGGCGTGACGTGGAGCGCAAGTCTTCGCTCGTGAAGAACAATTTCGGCTCGCAGCTCGACCTCGACAATGCGTCGACGGCCCTCGTCACCGCGAGCGCCCAGTTCCAGTTGCTGCAGCAGAAGATCGCGACCGCAAAAGCCCAACTGCTCGGCAATCCCGATCTGCCGCTCGAGGAATTCCCGCCCTATGCCCAGGCCAAGGCCGCGCTCGATCAGGCCCAGCGCAATCTCGACCACACCGTGATGCGTGCGCCGATGGCCGGTGTTGCCACCCAGGTCGAGCAGATCCAGCTCGGCCGCTTCGTCACGGCCGGCACGCCGGTGTTCAGTATCATCGACACCTCGAACCCGTGGGTCGACGCCAATCCGAAGGAGTCCGATTTCACCTACGTTGCGGTCGGCCAGTCGGTCACGCTCGAGGTGGATGCGTTCCCCAATCACCCCTTCAAGGGCACGGTCGGCTCACTCTCGCCCGGCACCGGTGCGCAGTTTGCGATCCTGCCGCCGCAGAACGCGTCGGGCAATTTCGTCAAGGTGGTGCAGCGCGTGCCGGTGCGGATCTATTTCGACAACAACGACAAATTCGTCCGCAAGCTGAAGGCCGGCATGAGCGTCTACGCCACCATCGACACCAACCATCGGCGCTCGCTCTCAGCCCTGCTCGGCCTGTCGCCGGCGACGGCGAACCAGGACCACGACTAGCGCCATGGCGACGCCGGGCCAGCCATCGGCATCCGTTCCCGGCCTGCGCCGGAACATGGTGACGATCTGCGCCATGACGGCAACCATCATGCAGGCGCTGGACACGACGATCGCCAACGTCGCGCTGCCCTACATGCAGGGCACGCTGTCGGCGTCGCAGGACCAGATCAACTGGGTGCTGACCTCCTATATCGTCGCCGCCGCGATCATGACCGCACCGGTCGGGTGGATCGCCAACCGCTTCGGCAGCAAGCGCATCTTCATCATCTGCTCGGCCGGCTTCACGATCGCCTCGGTGTTATGCGGATTGGCGCAGGACATCGGCCAGATGGTGGTGTTTCGTCTGCTGCAAGGCGTGTTCGGCGCGGCGCTGGTGCCGCTGTCGCAGGCCGTGATGCTCGATTCCTACGCGCTGCACGAACGCGCCAAAGCAATGGCGATCTGGGGCATGGGCGTGATGATGGGGCCGATCATGGGCCCGTCGCTCGGCGCCTGGCTGACGGAAACCTATTCCTGGCACTGGGTGTTCTTCGTCAACCTGCCGTTCGGCATTATCACTGTGCTTGGGCTCGTCATCTTCATGGACGAGACCAAGAAAGACCTCGAGCTGCGGTTCGACTGGTTCGGCTTTACCGCACTCGCGATCGCCATCGGCGCGCTGCAACTCGCGCTGGACCGCGGCGAGCAGCTCGGCTGGCTGGAATCCAATGAGATCATCGCCGAATTCATCATCGCCGGCATCGGCTTCTATTATTTCCTGGCGCATTCGCTGACGACACAACATCCGTTCATCCAGTTCGCGCTGTTCAAGGACAAGAATTTCGTCGGCGGCTGCGTATTCATGGCCGTGATGGGGCTGGTGCTGTTCTCGACCATGGCGCTGTCATCACCGTTCCTGCAGAACGTGATCGGCTATCCGATCATCACCGCGGGCCTTCTGCTGGCGAGCCGCGGCTGCGGCACATTCGTCGCGATGATGCTGGTCGGCCGCATGATGCGCCATATCGAAGCGCGGACGCTGATTGTCTCGGGCCTCGGCATTACCTGCCTGTCGCTGTTCTACATGACCGCCTGGACCGACCAGACCGGCGTGACCGAGATCGTGGTCATCAGCGTGGTCCAGGGCTTTGGCTTCGGCCTGGTATTCGTGCCGCTCTCCACGGTGGCGTTCCTGACGCTACCCAATCATCTGCGCACCGACGGCACCTCGATGCTGACCTTGATGCGCAATGTCGCCAGCTCGATCGGGATTTCGCTGGTGATCTCGCAACTGACACAGGGCACGCGCTACACCTACGCGGTCCTGTCGGAGAATATCAATCCGTTCAATCACGCCCTGCAGATGCCGGGGGTGCGCGACATGGTCGATCTCGCCACCGACAAGGGCCGCGCCATGGCGGATGTGATGGTCAAGGTGCAGGCGCAGATCATCGCGTTCTCGTACGACTACCAGCTCGTGATGATCTTTACCGCCTGCGCCATCCCGCTCGCCATCATGATCGGCTCGACCAAGGCAACGCTGCGCGAGCAGTCGACCGCGCCGGATCATGCGGTGATGGAGTAGGACCGCCATTCGGAGCACCCGCGCTACGGCCGCGGCGGTGCTGAAAGCGCGTCGAGCCGGGCGTAGCTCGCTTCCATTCCCTGCTCCATGCCGGTCGCCAGCATCGTGGCGCGCGTCGCAGCATCTGGCAGCGTCATTCGCATGGTCATCAAGGTGCCGGCTCCGTCCGGTGCGAAGTTGGTTTCGACATGATTGTCAGGTGTCGGGTCCGGCAGATGCATCCGCTCGACATGTACGAGGCGGCTGAACGGCACAACTTCGATAAATTCGCCGGTCAGGTGGAAGCCACCGCCCTTGCCGTCGCTCCATTCGTACCGGATCTTGCCGCCCGGGCGTGCCTCGTTGACGCAGACCGGCATCGTCCAGCCTTCCAGACCAAGCAGCCACTTCTGGATCAGCGCCGGCTCGGTGTGCGCGCGAAACACCGCCTCAGGCGTGGCGGCAAAGCGCCGGGTAACCACGACGTGGGTGTCGCCTTCGGTCTTCAGCGTCAACTTGCTCATGGGATTGCCTTTCACTCTTTGGTTTTCATTTCGGCCAGCACGTCATCCAACCGGTTGTAGTTTGCCGCGAGCGTCTGCCGCAGCATCGCAAGCCATTGGTCGATCTCGGCGACGGCCGCGGGCGCCAGCCGGCATGGCCGTTTCGTGCCGTCGACGCGGCGCAGAATAAGGCCGGCGCCTTCGAGGACCTTGAGGTGACGGGAGATGGCGGGCTGCGTCATCTCGAACGGCTCAGCCAATTCCATGACGGTGGCCTCGCCTAGCGCAAGGCGCGCCAGGATC
This region includes:
- a CDS encoding Fur family transcriptional regulator codes for the protein MSLTKPTFPAPDHDHGRCTAEAIAHAEQVCARRAQKFTPIRRQVLQALLSSHRPLGAYEVIDELAKSMPRPAPITVYRALDFLMENGLVHRIESRNAFLACAHDHDETSMVAFLICDLCGSVGEIPAAPVAQSLNAAARASGFAPKLSVVEIAGICAHCQK
- a CDS encoding HlyD family secretion protein, translated to MADPVLKFPPEQKGAPTPSRPKLAAEPRRRLMAGMRRYRRFLLLVVLPLVALVAGVTFYLNGGRYVTTDDAYVGAQKVLITPDISGKIEKVVVKEGQQVNPGDVLFEIDPVPFRLAVAQAKANLAQTKVTYDNLIADLKIYGQMSELSQQGMELKRRDVERKSSLVKNNFGSQLDLDNASTALVTASAQFQLLQQKIATAKAQLLGNPDLPLEEFPPYAQAKAALDQAQRNLDHTVMRAPMAGVATQVEQIQLGRFVTAGTPVFSIIDTSNPWVDANPKESDFTYVAVGQSVTLEVDAFPNHPFKGTVGSLSPGTGAQFAILPPQNASGNFVKVVQRVPVRIYFDNNDKFVRKLKAGMSVYATIDTNHRRSLSALLGLSPATANQDHD
- a CDS encoding SRPBCC domain-containing protein; translation: MSKLTLKTEGDTHVVVTRRFAATPEAVFRAHTEPALIQKWLLGLEGWTMPVCVNEARPGGKIRYEWSDGKGGGFHLTGEFIEVVPFSRLVHVERMHLPDPTPDNHVETNFAPDGAGTLMTMRMTLPDAATRATMLATGMEQGMEASYARLDALSAPPRP
- a CDS encoding DMT family transporter translates to MSSKPVEPSAGRALTPGAIALMLMLCLSWGFNQIAVKLTLPDVPPMLQALIRSAGALPVMLLAGWLRGVKFLERDGSLGPGLLAGTLFGIEFVLIFSGLVFTSASRAAVFLYTAPFFVALGSYQFLGERLSMMQWGGLGLSFAGVALAIGVPQANVDAKVLLGDLLVVGGGALWGATTLIAKGTKLRNAAPEKALGYQVAVSIPILGCASLLFGEKITHMPGALSISLLAYQAIWVVGCTFVLWFALVKTYSASKLSSFTFVTPLFGVVAAYFILHDTLTIAFGIAALLVIAGLYLVNKPDPKVVPDPNVPA
- a CDS encoding MDR family MFS transporter, whose product is MATPGQPSASVPGLRRNMVTICAMTATIMQALDTTIANVALPYMQGTLSASQDQINWVLTSYIVAAAIMTAPVGWIANRFGSKRIFIICSAGFTIASVLCGLAQDIGQMVVFRLLQGVFGAALVPLSQAVMLDSYALHERAKAMAIWGMGVMMGPIMGPSLGAWLTETYSWHWVFFVNLPFGIITVLGLVIFMDETKKDLELRFDWFGFTALAIAIGALQLALDRGEQLGWLESNEIIAEFIIAGIGFYYFLAHSLTTQHPFIQFALFKDKNFVGGCVFMAVMGLVLFSTMALSSPFLQNVIGYPIITAGLLLASRGCGTFVAMMLVGRMMRHIEARTLIVSGLGITCLSLFYMTAWTDQTGVTEIVVISVVQGFGFGLVFVPLSTVAFLTLPNHLRTDGTSMLTLMRNVASSIGISLVISQLTQGTRYTYAVLSENINPFNHALQMPGVRDMVDLATDKGRAMADVMVKVQAQIIAFSYDYQLVMIFTACAIPLAIMIGSTKATLREQSTAPDHAVME
- a CDS encoding MarR family winged helix-turn-helix transcriptional regulator is translated as MRGSVDMNFLFTLGEVQRMVRAYADRQAARYGITRAQWAVLAKVERTEGLKQSELAEQMEMQPITLTRLIDKLCDNGWIERRGDENDRRVNRLYLRKAARPLLGKLAGLRSELTATALDGINPTDAHRLLDQLDLIKENVRNAIQNPAGEPPGKEQRYG
- a CDS encoding ArsR/SmtB family transcription factor — its product is MSNLDAAFSALADPTRRAILARLALGEATVMELAEPFEMTQPAISRHLKVLEGAGLILRRVDGTKRPCRLAPAAVAEIDQWLAMLRQTLAANYNRLDDVLAEMKTKE